In Flavobacterium okayamense, a single window of DNA contains:
- a CDS encoding saccharopine dehydrogenase family protein → MRNILVIGAGRSASSLIQYLLTKSEQENLIITIGDLSLELAEKKAKKHPNARPIAFDIFNSFQRQEEIQKADIVISMLPAHMHIEVAKDCLTFGKHMVTASYISSQMQELDKEAKEKGVILMNEIGLDPGIDHMSAMKILDEIRAKGGNVLLFESFCGGLVAPESDNNLWNYKFTWNPRNVVLAGQGGAAKFIQEGTYKYIPYNKLFRRTEFLEVEDYGRFEAYANRDSLKYRSVYGLDDALTVYRGTIRRVGYSRAWDILVQLGMTDDSYTIEDSENMTYREFTNSFLPYHPTDTVEIKLRHAQKIDQDDIIWDKLLELDLFSKKKVELKNATPAQILEKILSEKWKLEPNDKDMIVMYHKFGYELNGEKHQIDSTMVCIGDDQVNTAMSKTVGLPAAMATLRILKGEIKTPGVQLPISKEVYTPILNELEEYGIIFKEIDVPYLGYNPNNISS, encoded by the coding sequence ATGAGAAACATTTTAGTCATTGGAGCTGGTCGTTCCGCTTCATCATTAATACAATACTTGTTAACCAAATCTGAACAAGAAAATTTAATTATAACAATTGGTGATTTATCGCTAGAGTTAGCAGAAAAAAAAGCAAAAAAGCACCCAAATGCTCGTCCAATTGCATTCGATATATTTAATAGTTTTCAAAGACAAGAAGAAATACAAAAAGCAGACATTGTTATATCAATGTTACCTGCACATATGCATATTGAAGTCGCAAAAGACTGTTTAACTTTTGGTAAGCACATGGTAACGGCTTCATACATAAGTTCTCAAATGCAAGAATTAGATAAAGAAGCTAAAGAAAAAGGTGTTATTCTAATGAATGAGATTGGATTAGATCCCGGAATTGACCACATGAGTGCTATGAAAATTTTAGATGAGATAAGAGCAAAAGGTGGAAATGTTCTTTTATTCGAATCGTTTTGCGGAGGACTTGTTGCACCTGAGAGCGATAACAATCTTTGGAATTATAAATTTACTTGGAATCCAAGAAATGTAGTTTTGGCAGGCCAAGGTGGGGCTGCAAAATTTATTCAAGAAGGCACATATAAATATATTCCTTATAACAAATTATTTAGAAGAACTGAATTTTTAGAGGTAGAAGATTATGGACGATTTGAGGCTTATGCCAATCGAGACTCTTTAAAATATAGAAGTGTTTATGGTTTAGATGATGCTTTAACCGTTTATCGAGGTACCATAAGACGTGTAGGCTATTCACGCGCTTGGGATATTTTGGTTCAATTAGGAATGACAGACGATTCGTATACTATTGAAGATTCTGAAAACATGACTTACAGAGAGTTTACAAATTCTTTCCTTCCATATCATCCTACTGATACTGTTGAAATAAAATTACGTCATGCACAAAAGATAGATCAGGACGATATTATTTGGGATAAACTTTTAGAATTAGATTTATTTAGTAAAAAGAAAGTTGAACTGAAAAATGCAACTCCAGCACAAATTTTAGAAAAAATACTTTCAGAAAAATGGAAGCTAGAACCAAATGACAAAGATATGATTGTAATGTATCACAAATTTGGTTATGAATTAAATGGAGAAAAACATCAAATTGATTCAACTATGGTTTGTATTGGAGATGATCAAGTAAACACCGCAATGTCTAAAACTGTTGGTCTACCAGCAGCAATGGCAACCCTTCGAATTTTAAAAGGTGAAATTAAAACTCCAGGAGTTCAATTACCTATTTCGAAAGAAGTGTATACTCCTATTTTAAATGAACTTGAAGAATACGGAATTATTTTTAAAGAAATTGATGTTCCCTACTTGGGTTACAACCCAAACAATATAAGTAGTTAA
- a CDS encoding DUF423 domain-containing protein has product MEKKIIVIALILGMISIILGAFGAHALKKVLQPEQLTSFETGVRYQMYHALFLLFVANTNMIALKEKAIIFYLALIGVVLFSGSIYFLSTSTISGLKFRFLGPITPIGGFLLIGSWAYMVYSLLLKNNN; this is encoded by the coding sequence ATGGAAAAAAAGATAATTGTTATAGCTCTTATACTAGGAATGATATCAATAATACTTGGAGCATTCGGTGCACATGCCTTAAAAAAAGTTTTACAGCCAGAACAATTAACTTCATTTGAAACAGGTGTTCGCTATCAAATGTATCATGCATTATTTTTATTGTTCGTAGCAAATACTAACATGATTGCATTAAAAGAAAAAGCAATTATATTTTATTTGGCATTAATTGGTGTGGTACTTTTTTCAGGTTCAATATACTTTTTAAGCACAAGTACAATAAGCGGTTTAAAATTCCGTTTTCTTGGTCCAATTACACCAATAGGAGGGTTTTTATTGATTGGTTCTTGGGCATATATGGTCTATTCACTTTTACTAAAAAACAACAATTAA
- the pckA gene encoding phosphoenolpyruvate carboxykinase (ATP), producing MENYTQNTKTISLEKYGITNVSEIVYNPSYDELYDAELNSNLQGYEKGQLSELGAVNVMTGEFTGRSPKDKYIVKDETSKDTIWWTSEKAANDNKPISTETWNALKEVSVNQLSGKKLYVVDAFCGANEDTRLKVRFIMEVAWQAHFVTNMFIRPTEQELENFGEPDFIVMNASKTSFKDYAKHGLNSEVFVAFNLTEKIQLIGGTWYGGEMKKGMFAMMNYYLPLQGIASMHCSANKGAAGDVAVFFGLSGTGKTTLSTDPKRELIGDDEHGWDNDGVFNFEGGCYAKTIDLSKENEPDIYGAIKKDALLENVTLDENGKIDFTDGSVTQNTRVSYPIYHIENIVRPVSKAGHATKVIFLTADAFGVMPPVSKLTPEQTKYYFLSGFTAKLAGTERGVTEPQPTFSACFGKAFLTLHPTKYGEELVKKMEEHNATAYMVNTGWNGTGKRISIKDTRAIIDRILDGSIERAETKVIPIFNFEVPTSLSEVNDEILDPRNTYTDASKWNEKATDLASKFIKNFDQYTDNEEGKALVKAGPQL from the coding sequence ATGGAGAACTACACTCAAAATACGAAAACGATTTCGTTAGAAAAATACGGGATTACAAATGTAAGTGAGATTGTCTATAATCCTTCTTATGACGAATTGTATGATGCAGAGTTAAACTCTAATTTACAAGGTTACGAAAAGGGTCAGTTGTCTGAACTTGGAGCTGTAAATGTAATGACTGGAGAGTTCACGGGACGATCGCCTAAAGACAAATATATTGTTAAAGACGAAACTTCGAAAGATACAATTTGGTGGACATCAGAAAAAGCAGCTAATGACAACAAACCAATTTCTACTGAAACATGGAATGCTTTAAAAGAGGTTTCTGTAAACCAATTATCAGGCAAGAAGTTATATGTAGTAGATGCTTTTTGTGGCGCTAATGAAGATACACGATTAAAAGTTCGTTTCATTATGGAGGTTGCTTGGCAAGCTCATTTTGTTACAAATATGTTTATTCGTCCAACAGAGCAAGAATTAGAAAATTTTGGTGAGCCAGATTTTATTGTAATGAATGCTTCTAAAACTTCGTTTAAAGATTATGCTAAGCATGGGTTAAATTCTGAAGTATTTGTAGCATTTAATTTAACTGAAAAAATACAATTAATTGGTGGTACTTGGTATGGTGGTGAAATGAAAAAAGGTATGTTCGCAATGATGAACTACTATTTACCTTTGCAAGGTATTGCTTCGATGCACTGTTCGGCTAATAAAGGTGCCGCCGGAGATGTTGCTGTTTTCTTTGGATTATCTGGAACAGGAAAAACAACTTTATCTACAGACCCAAAACGTGAATTAATTGGAGATGATGAGCATGGATGGGATAATGATGGGGTTTTCAACTTTGAAGGAGGTTGTTATGCAAAAACAATTGATTTAAGTAAGGAAAACGAACCAGATATTTATGGTGCTATTAAAAAAGATGCTCTGTTAGAAAATGTTACACTTGATGAAAATGGTAAAATTGATTTTACTGATGGTTCTGTAACTCAAAACACAAGGGTTTCATATCCAATTTATCATATTGAAAATATTGTTAGACCTGTTTCAAAAGCAGGACATGCTACTAAAGTAATTTTCTTAACAGCTGATGCTTTTGGTGTTATGCCGCCAGTTTCAAAATTAACACCTGAACAAACGAAGTACTATTTCTTGTCAGGATTTACGGCTAAATTAGCGGGAACAGAAAGAGGAGTGACAGAACCACAACCAACTTTCTCTGCTTGTTTTGGAAAAGCGTTTTTAACTTTACACCCAACCAAATATGGAGAAGAGTTAGTTAAGAAAATGGAAGAGCACAATGCAACTGCATATATGGTTAACACAGGTTGGAACGGTACTGGAAAACGTATTTCAATTAAAGATACTCGTGCTATTATTGATAGAATTTTAGACGGTTCAATTGAAAGAGCTGAAACTAAAGTAATTCCAATCTTTAATTTTGAAGTTCCAACGAGCTTAAGTGAAGTAAATGATGAGATTTTAGATCCAAGAAATACTTATACAGACGCTTCAAAATGGAATGAAAAAGCAACGGATTTAGCATCTAAGTTTATTAAAAACTTTGATCAGTATACTGATAATGAAGAAGGTAAGGCTTTAGTTAAGGCAGGACCTCAATTATAG
- a CDS encoding uroporphyrinogen-III synthase, whose amino-acid sequence MKVKTILVSQPEPKVENSPYFELQNKLKVKVDFRPFIHVEGVSAKDVRAQKIDLSKFTAIILTSRNAVDHFFRVAEEMRYKVPEDLKYFCQSEAVAFYLQRYVVYRKRKIYVGQKEFTDLAPLIKKYKDEKFLLPNTDQLNADVPQTLDKLGVAWTQGIFYKTVISDLSDLKDVYYDILAFFSPTGIRSLFENFPNFQQNNTRIAVFGTTTQKEALDRGLRVDIMAPTPETPSMTGALEKYIVEANKGK is encoded by the coding sequence TTGAAAGTGAAAACAATTTTGGTTTCACAACCAGAGCCTAAAGTAGAGAATTCGCCATATTTCGAATTACAAAACAAACTTAAAGTAAAAGTTGACTTTAGACCTTTTATACACGTTGAAGGTGTAAGTGCTAAAGACGTGAGAGCTCAAAAAATTGACTTAAGTAAGTTTACCGCAATTATACTAACCAGTAGAAATGCAGTTGATCACTTCTTTAGAGTAGCCGAAGAAATGCGTTATAAAGTGCCAGAAGATTTAAAGTATTTTTGTCAATCTGAAGCTGTTGCATTTTATCTACAACGTTATGTTGTTTACAGAAAACGCAAAATATATGTTGGACAAAAAGAGTTTACAGATTTAGCTCCTTTAATTAAAAAATACAAGGATGAAAAATTCTTATTACCTAATACCGACCAATTAAATGCTGATGTTCCACAAACATTAGATAAACTTGGCGTTGCTTGGACACAAGGAATTTTCTACAAAACGGTAATTAGTGATTTATCGGATTTAAAAGACGTTTATTATGATATTTTAGCGTTTTTTAGCCCAACAGGTATTCGTTCATTATTTGAAAACTTTCCTAATTTCCAACAAAACAACACTAGAATTGCTGTTTTTGGAACTACAACTCAAAAAGAAGCATTAGATAGAGGTTTACGAGTTGATATTATGGCACCAACACCAGAAACGCCATCAATGACTGGAGCTTTAGAAAAATATATCGTTGAAGCGAATAAAGGAAAATAA
- a CDS encoding DUF4271 domain-containing protein yields MELNFQERLPLIQDWATILFAIAFILIAVNRNIFTSRFYEFSNLAFSDKYVKIYKDSSNMSNSFTITMFIVQLISFSFFIHLLISSVQNRDKTEMILFIQVFTFLSVFILSKYLIEKIISVTFHIEDFTEQFNLFKVSYRTYFGFILLPINMVLYYNNIVNEWIYLSIAIILFALNLITYSITLRNYQNLLLRKIFYFILYLCTLEIAPYYFIYYWVTKN; encoded by the coding sequence ATGGAATTAAATTTTCAAGAAAGACTTCCTTTAATCCAAGATTGGGCAACTATTTTGTTTGCCATAGCTTTTATCTTGATAGCTGTAAACCGAAACATTTTTACATCTCGTTTTTACGAATTTAGCAACTTGGCATTCTCTGACAAATATGTAAAAATTTACAAAGACAGTAGCAACATGTCGAATAGTTTTACAATTACTATGTTTATTGTTCAGTTAATTTCTTTCTCTTTTTTCATCCATCTTCTAATAAGTTCGGTTCAAAATCGAGATAAAACAGAAATGATATTATTTATTCAAGTTTTTACGTTTTTGTCGGTTTTTATTCTATCCAAATATTTAATTGAAAAAATAATCTCTGTCACCTTTCACATAGAAGATTTTACCGAACAATTTAATCTTTTTAAAGTAAGTTATAGAACCTATTTTGGTTTTATATTATTACCAATTAACATGGTGCTGTATTATAATAATATTGTAAACGAGTGGATTTACTTAAGTATAGCTATAATTCTCTTTGCGTTAAATCTTATTACATACTCGATAACATTAAGAAATTATCAAAATTTACTTCTTCGTAAAATATTTTATTTTATTTTATATCTTTGCACCCTTGAAATAGCACCCTATTATTTTATATATTATTGGGTTACAAAAAATTAG
- a CDS encoding polyprenol monophosphomannose synthase, which produces MAKSIVIIPTYNEIENIEDIIQTVFALPKPFSILVVDDNSPDGTADKVLELQAQFPDQLFLEIRKKKSGLGTAYVHGFKWAIAKEFDYIFEMDADFSHNPNDLVHLQQACEDGADLAIGSRYSTGVNVVNWPLSRVLLSYFASVYVRLITGMKIHDATAGFKCYKRKVLETINLDKIKFVGYAFQIEMKYRAFVKQFNIVEVPIIFTDRTKGQSKMSGAIIREAVFGVILLRIKSLFNQL; this is translated from the coding sequence GTGGCGAAAAGCATTGTTATTATACCTACTTATAATGAAATCGAAAACATAGAAGATATCATTCAAACTGTTTTCGCGTTGCCTAAACCATTTAGTATACTTGTGGTAGATGATAATTCTCCTGATGGTACAGCTGATAAAGTTTTAGAATTACAAGCTCAATTCCCCGATCAATTGTTTTTAGAAATTAGAAAGAAAAAATCAGGTCTTGGAACAGCTTATGTACATGGTTTTAAATGGGCAATAGCTAAAGAGTTTGATTATATTTTTGAAATGGATGCTGATTTTTCACACAATCCAAACGATTTGGTACACTTACAACAAGCCTGCGAAGATGGTGCAGATTTAGCAATTGGTTCACGATATTCAACGGGAGTTAATGTAGTAAATTGGCCTCTTTCAAGAGTTTTGTTGTCATATTTTGCTTCGGTGTATGTAAGGTTAATTACAGGTATGAAAATTCATGATGCAACAGCTGGATTTAAATGTTATAAAAGAAAAGTTTTGGAAACAATAAACCTAGACAAAATAAAATTTGTAGGTTATGCGTTTCAAATTGAAATGAAATATAGAGCCTTTGTAAAACAATTTAACATTGTTGAAGTACCTATTATTTTTACAGATAGAACAAAAGGGCAATCAAAAATGAGTGGAGCAATTATTAGAGAAGCAGTTTTTGGTGTAATTTTGTTACGAATTAAAAGTCTATTTAACCAACTATAA
- a CDS encoding dihydroorotase gives MSTFLIKNAKIVNEGEIFEGDVLIENEFIKEISEKISPKSSDCIIIDAEGNYLIPGVIDDQVHFREPGLTHKGNIETESRAAIAGGITSFIEQPNTVPNAVTQELLEQKYEIASQTSYANYSFMMGGTNDNLEEVLKTNPRNVAGIKLFLGSSTGNMLVDDQDTLEKIFSSTKMLIAVHCEDEATIKANLEKYKEEYGDDIPVKVHHLIRSAEACYKSSSKAIELAKKTGARLHVFHLSTAKEMELFTNKIPLEEKQITAEVCIHHLWFSNEDYETKGSLIKWNPAVKTAEDREALWEALLDDRIDVIATDHAPHTLEEKMNSYTSCPSGGPLVQHALVAMFEAQLKGKISVEKIVEKMCHNPAKIFKIEKRGFIKEGFYADLVIVNSHQPWVVKKENILYKCGWSPFEGTNFKSRVLHTFVNGHLAFTNGKVKDVKAGKRLLFER, from the coding sequence ATGAGCACTTTTTTAATAAAGAATGCAAAAATTGTAAATGAAGGAGAAATTTTTGAAGGAGATGTTTTAATTGAAAACGAATTCATTAAAGAGATTTCTGAAAAAATTAGCCCGAAATCTTCTGATTGTATTATCATTGATGCAGAAGGAAATTATTTAATTCCGGGAGTAATTGATGATCAAGTGCATTTTAGAGAGCCTGGATTGACTCATAAAGGTAATATTGAAACAGAAAGTAGAGCAGCAATTGCCGGCGGTATTACTTCGTTTATTGAGCAACCTAATACTGTGCCAAATGCTGTTACTCAGGAACTATTAGAGCAGAAATACGAAATTGCATCACAAACATCGTATGCCAATTACTCATTTATGATGGGAGGTACAAACGATAATTTAGAGGAAGTTTTAAAAACAAATCCAAGAAATGTTGCTGGAATTAAACTGTTTTTAGGTTCTTCAACTGGAAATATGTTGGTTGATGATCAAGACACTTTAGAAAAAATCTTCTCATCAACAAAGATGTTAATAGCAGTTCATTGTGAAGACGAAGCGACTATAAAAGCTAACTTAGAGAAATATAAAGAAGAATATGGTGATGATATTCCAGTTAAAGTACATCATTTAATTAGAAGTGCTGAAGCTTGCTATAAATCTTCTTCTAAAGCTATTGAATTAGCAAAGAAGACTGGGGCAAGATTACATGTTTTTCATTTGTCTACTGCTAAAGAAATGGAACTTTTTACAAATAAAATTCCATTAGAGGAAAAGCAAATCACTGCAGAAGTTTGTATACATCACTTATGGTTTTCTAATGAAGATTATGAAACAAAAGGGAGTTTAATAAAATGGAATCCAGCGGTAAAAACTGCTGAAGATAGAGAGGCATTGTGGGAGGCTTTATTAGATGATAGAATTGACGTTATAGCAACGGATCATGCGCCTCATACATTAGAAGAAAAAATGAATTCTTACACTTCATGTCCTTCTGGTGGGCCATTAGTTCAACATGCTTTGGTTGCGATGTTTGAAGCACAATTAAAAGGTAAAATTTCTGTCGAAAAAATTGTTGAGAAGATGTGTCATAATCCAGCAAAAATTTTTAAAATTGAGAAAAGAGGATTTATAAAAGAAGGTTTTTATGCTGATTTGGTAATTGTTAATTCTCACCAACCTTGGGTTGTTAAAAAAGAGAACATTTTGTACAAATGTGGTTGGTCACCTTTTGAAGGAACAAATTTTAAATCTCGTGTATTACATACTTTTGTTAATGGACATTTAGCTTTTACGAATGGAAAAGTTAAAGATGTAAAAGCTGGAAAAAGATTACTTTTTGAAAGATAA
- a CDS encoding DUF4296 domain-containing protein, whose protein sequence is MKGYIFLLLSIFVLVSCNEKPVEKPDRLINKETMIDILYDISVLQASVSFKPDIVNQNVEVEKYIYEKYGIDSLTLHQNQRFYASDVEDFNKMYKELSEKIKNEETIADSLSKSEKKVETKETEVKRAP, encoded by the coding sequence ATGAAAGGTTATATATTTTTGTTATTATCAATTTTTGTTTTGGTTTCTTGTAATGAAAAACCGGTAGAAAAACCAGATCGATTAATTAATAAAGAAACAATGATTGATATTTTGTACGACATCTCTGTTTTGCAAGCATCAGTTAGTTTTAAACCAGATATTGTTAATCAAAATGTTGAGGTTGAAAAATATATTTATGAAAAATATGGAATAGATAGTTTAACACTTCATCAAAATCAACGATTTTATGCATCGGATGTTGAGGATTTCAACAAGATGTACAAAGAGCTTTCAGAGAAAATTAAGAATGAAGAAACAATTGCAGATTCTCTATCTAAATCAGAAAAAAAAGTTGAGACAAAGGAAACTGAAGTAAAAAGAGCTCCATAA
- a CDS encoding NAD-dependent epimerase/dehydratase family protein, with translation MILVTGATGLVGSHLIVKLLQEKEEVKAIFRDKKSFTAVENIFRFYNADNLFEKINWIKADITDIPSLEEAFKGVTKVYHCAAFISFDPKDEDELMKVNLEGTANIVNCCLDFNIEKLCYVSSVAALGDPLDTQIIINEETEYNPEKLHSEYSISKYAAEMEVWRGFQEGLKVVIVNPGVIFGYGFPYNGSSTFIKAIKKGNPFYTKGKFGIIAVEDVVNCMITLMKHNINGERFTLVAENPTYEKILNLVAETLKVKKPFIYASKSFLSFAWRFDWFLSLIMRKKRILTKATSKALHSTKEFDNTKIKETLNYHFIEIDDYLKKLLKSF, from the coding sequence ATGATTTTAGTTACTGGCGCGACCGGACTTGTTGGTTCTCACTTAATCGTTAAACTGCTTCAAGAAAAAGAGGAGGTAAAAGCTATTTTTCGTGATAAGAAAAGTTTTACTGCCGTAGAAAATATATTCCGTTTTTATAATGCTGATAATCTTTTTGAAAAAATTAATTGGATAAAAGCCGATATAACTGATATTCCAAGTTTAGAAGAAGCTTTTAAAGGCGTGACGAAAGTTTATCATTGTGCCGCTTTTATTTCATTTGATCCAAAAGATGAGGATGAGTTAATGAAAGTAAATCTTGAAGGAACAGCCAATATTGTAAATTGCTGTTTAGACTTTAACATTGAGAAATTGTGTTATGTTAGTTCTGTAGCTGCTCTAGGCGACCCTTTAGATACACAAATTATTATAAACGAAGAAACTGAATATAATCCTGAAAAACTTCATAGCGAATACTCAATATCTAAATATGCTGCCGAAATGGAAGTTTGGCGTGGATTTCAAGAAGGTTTAAAAGTTGTAATAGTAAATCCTGGAGTAATTTTTGGGTATGGTTTTCCTTATAATGGAAGTAGTACCTTTATTAAAGCCATAAAAAAAGGAAATCCATTTTATACAAAAGGAAAATTTGGAATTATTGCAGTTGAAGACGTAGTAAATTGTATGATTACTTTAATGAAACACAATATAAACGGCGAACGATTTACATTAGTTGCCGAAAACCCAACTTATGAAAAGATTTTAAATTTAGTTGCTGAAACTTTAAAAGTTAAAAAACCATTTATTTATGCTAGTAAAAGTTTTCTATCCTTTGCTTGGCGATTTGACTGGTTTTTGAGTTTAATTATGAGAAAAAAACGAATTCTAACCAAAGCCACGTCAAAAGCATTACATTCAACAAAAGAATTTGATAATACTAAAATTAAAGAAACCTTAAATTATCATTTCATTGAAATAGATGACTATTTAAAAAAACTATTGAAGAGTTTTTAA
- the tyrS gene encoding tyrosine--tRNA ligase has translation MKNLVEELRWRGLFHDMMPGTEEQLVKEATTVYIGFDPTADSLHIGSMVQIILLMHLRRAGHKAIALVGGATGMIGDPSGKSDERNLLDEATLNKNVEGIKRVLSRFLDFDAKDTNAPILVNNYDWMKTFSFIDFARDIGKRITVNYMMSKDSVKKRLSSDSGVGMSFTEFTYQLIQGYDFYHLNKEYNCLLQMGGSDQWGNITTGTELIRRMNVDNEERGKAFALTTPLITKADGSKFGKTEGGNVWLDADKTSVYKFYQFWLNTTDEDAEKYIKIFTFLDKETIDALIEEHKQAPHLRVLQKRLAEEVTTLVHSKEELENAIAASEALFSNSIEGLQKLNEKTFLEVFDGVPMAELSMTDIEEGLDMIAAMAAKTNFLASNGEARRELKQNAISLNKEKVKEDRIITKEDLINNQFLLLQKGKKNYYVIRVK, from the coding sequence ATGAAAAATTTAGTAGAAGAATTACGTTGGAGAGGTTTGTTTCACGATATGATGCCAGGAACTGAAGAGCAATTGGTTAAAGAAGCAACAACAGTCTATATTGGGTTTGACCCAACTGCTGATTCTTTACATATAGGAAGTATGGTTCAAATTATTTTGTTGATGCATTTACGCAGAGCAGGGCATAAGGCAATTGCTTTGGTTGGAGGTGCAACAGGAATGATTGGTGACCCTTCTGGAAAATCAGACGAGCGTAATTTATTAGACGAAGCTACTTTAAATAAAAACGTGGAAGGAATTAAACGTGTTTTATCTCGTTTTTTAGATTTTGATGCTAAAGATACTAATGCTCCTATTTTAGTAAATAACTACGATTGGATGAAAACCTTTTCTTTTATCGATTTTGCTCGTGATATTGGTAAACGTATTACGGTAAACTATATGATGAGTAAAGATTCGGTTAAAAAGCGTTTAAGCAGCGATTCTGGAGTTGGAATGAGCTTTACTGAATTTACATACCAATTAATTCAAGGGTACGATTTTTACCATTTAAATAAAGAATACAATTGTTTGTTGCAAATGGGTGGAAGCGATCAATGGGGAAACATTACAACAGGAACTGAGTTAATCAGAAGAATGAATGTTGATAATGAAGAAAGAGGAAAAGCGTTTGCGCTAACAACTCCTTTAATAACAAAAGCAGATGGTTCTAAATTTGGTAAAACCGAAGGGGGAAATGTTTGGTTAGATGCTGATAAAACTTCGGTTTATAAGTTTTACCAATTTTGGTTGAACACTACAGATGAAGATGCTGAAAAATACATCAAAATTTTTACGTTTTTAGATAAAGAAACTATTGATGCTTTAATTGAAGAACATAAACAAGCGCCTCATTTACGCGTATTACAAAAACGTTTGGCAGAAGAAGTTACTACTTTAGTGCATTCTAAAGAAGAATTAGAAAATGCTATTGCAGCTTCAGAAGCTTTGTTTAGTAACTCAATTGAGGGTTTACAAAAATTGAATGAAAAAACATTTTTAGAAGTTTTTGATGGTGTTCCAATGGCAGAATTATCAATGACTGATATTGAAGAAGGCTTAGATATGATTGCGGCTATGGCGGCGAAAACAAATTTCTTGGCTTCAAATGGAGAAGCTAGACGCGAATTGAAACAAAATGCAATTTCTTTAAACAAAGAAAAGGTAAAAGAAGACAGAATTATTACTAAAGAAGATTTAATTAATAATCAGTTTTTATTACTTCAAAAAGGAAAGAAAAATTATTACGTTATTAGAGTAAAGTAA
- a CDS encoding acyl transferase gives MIDSIDIFSISGKKDFEKITMKVFRYQFENNLVYQEFCNLIKRNPSNVKSILDIPFLPIQFFKSHDVLSSTEAIQQTFTSSGTTGMQTSKHLVTDVSMYETSYRKGFSEFYGTIENYCVLALLPSYLEREGSSLIYMVEDLIESSNHPDSGFYLHNYDALIQKLEELDNSGQNVLLIGVTYALLDLVEQHQFNLKNTIIMETGGMKGKRKEMIREELHEILCKGFGVPTIHSEYGMTELLSQAYSLGNGIFEYPPWMQILIRDTEDALTLLPEGKNGGINVIDLANINSCSFIATQDLGKKYPNHSFEVLGRFDNSDIRGCNLMVL, from the coding sequence ATGATTGATTCAATAGACATATTCTCTATTTCTGGTAAAAAAGATTTTGAAAAAATTACCATGAAAGTTTTTCGTTACCAATTCGAAAACAATTTGGTATATCAAGAGTTTTGTAACCTTATAAAGCGAAATCCATCAAATGTTAAATCTATATTAGATATTCCCTTTTTACCCATTCAATTTTTCAAAAGTCACGATGTTTTAAGTTCAACAGAAGCGATTCAACAAACATTTACAAGTAGCGGAACTACTGGTATGCAAACCAGTAAACACCTAGTAACGGATGTTTCAATGTATGAAACAAGTTATAGAAAAGGTTTTTCTGAGTTTTATGGAACTATTGAAAACTATTGTGTTTTGGCTTTACTTCCTTCCTATTTAGAGCGAGAAGGCTCTTCTTTAATTTATATGGTGGAAGATTTAATTGAATCGAGTAATCATCCTGATTCAGGATTTTATCTTCATAATTATGACGCATTAATTCAAAAATTAGAAGAATTAGATAATTCAGGACAAAATGTACTTTTAATTGGCGTTACCTATGCGTTGTTAGATTTAGTTGAACAACATCAATTTAATCTAAAAAATACCATTATTATGGAAACAGGCGGCATGAAAGGCAAACGTAAAGAAATGATTCGCGAAGAACTTCATGAAATTCTTTGTAAAGGCTTTGGTGTTCCAACCATTCATTCGGAATATGGTATGACAGAACTTTTGTCGCAAGCGTATTCATTAGGAAATGGCATTTTTGAATATCCACCTTGGATGCAAATCTTAATTCGTGATACAGAAGATGCTTTAACATTATTACCAGAAGGTAAAAATGGTGGAATTAATGTAATTGATTTGGCCAATATTAATTCGTGTAGTTTTATTGCTACTCAAGATTTGGGAAAAAAATATCCCAACCATTCATTCGAAGTGTTGGGACGTTTTGATAATTCTGATATTAGAGGATGTAACCTAATGGTTTTGTAG